GTtacttctcttcagtgttttttCCTCCCTTTAGCTTTCTAATGTACTATATTAAAAGGGATTTTTCTTATGCTTCCATCTTGAACACCTCTTCTAATTGTCAATTTCACATAAAGTTTTCTACCCCCTAACATAATACTTAATTTGATGTTCTTTCCCAGATAAGTGTCATATTTGAAACAATTATAGGGTCATGTGGGTCATTTcagcattttcatttccctaatgctaGTCTAGCATTTAATTATCTTTTCCATTGTTTCAGGCAGTGAAggtggctttaaaaaaataaggaatgcTCTCCATGCAACATATCTGCAGGAAAGACATATTTACAATCATACCATTGGTAAGCATCATGGTGGTGAGCCCTAGTCTTCCAAAtgtatacctggaagtgggataaATTAGTAATCCAATGCAATCACTTAACTGTAGGTTGGTTTAAGTGCTAATCCAGAAAAAGTCTGTGATAGTTTGAATTTAGGGAAAATTAATTTCAGTAAAAAAGGATAACCTgggttttaataaaaatataattgtataaGCATGGCCCATATATCAAATCTCtgaaacattataatgtcttCAAAACTGATGAGGAATGCAGTTTAGATGCTACAAAAGAGAAGATCTCTGCATACAGGAGAATAGCATGGTATGTAACTAATATAGGAAAGATATTAATTGGAGACTGGCACTGAATGATTATTCTAGAATTCATATGTATATGAAGTGGTTTTTATGCACAAACCTTTCATAATCTCTCTTCTGCTTCCCAGAAACCAAATTCTAATACTCAAGAAAATGGAATTATGTGTAGTGAATTGCCAGAAGATTTTACTCAACCTGTGTTAAATCACAAGGGAAAGAAAACCTACTTTAGCAATCTATTTGGGAAACCCCTCAATGACCAGTCATCTTTTAATCAACAAAAGCATTTTTGCACTAGAAGTAAATCATATGAATGTCTTCTAATTGGTAAATTCTTTGTTGAAAGCTCTGTCCTTACACAATACAATGGAACTTACATTGGAGAGAAACTCTATGAATATCATCTGTGTGAGAAAGCCTCCACTCATAATTCTGGCATCAGAGTACATGAGAGACCTCATACTGGAGAGAATCCTTATGAATGTCACCTACATGAGAAAGCCTTATCTCATTTCTGTACcttgagacaacatgagagaactcacattggaaagaaaccatatgaatgccatctatgtgggaaagccttcactcgaTTTTCTGCCCTTACAcctcatgagagaactcacactggagagaaaccttatgaatgttgtctctgtgggaaagccttcattcgATGTTCTGTCCTTAGAgatcatgagagaactcacactggagagaaacatgATTGTCTtctctgtgggaaagcctttacttATCTCTCTTCTCTGAAACAACacaagagaactcacactggtgaGAAAACATATGGATGTCTtcagtgtgggaaagccttcactcaatATGATCACCTGAgtcaacatgagagaactcacactggagagaaacatgattgtcatctgtgtgggaaagcctttacttATCTCTCTTTCCTGAaacgacatgagagaactcacagtggagagaaaccatatgaatgccatctatgtgggaaagtcttctctCACTATTCTTCCCTTAGaagacatgagagaacacacTGGAGAGcaaccttatgaatgtcatctatgtgagAAGGTCTTCACCTATTATTCTAGCCTTAGAGTTCATGATAACACTCACAAATAAGAGAAACACTATGACTGTCTTTTGTGTGGGAAAGCTCTCACAATATGTTCATCTGAGACAACATGAGGGAACTTAttctggagagaaaccttatgaatatCATCAATGTTGGAAAGCCTTCACCCACTCTTCTGGTTTTAGAGAACATGAAAAATATCCAGGGGAAACATACCATAAGAATATTATCTACATGGGAAacttagtttatttttgtaaacttagacaacatgagagaactcaaatTGAGTGAAACCTTATGGATGATATATGTGAAAGGCTTCAGCCAATGTTTACTTATTAGATTATGTGAGATAACTCATACTGTAAATGATTTGATTATTGAAGGGATTTCAACCCTTGAGTTATCCTTTAGGCATACCAGACAACTCACACATTAAGGAAACACCATTTGTAATCAATCTGATAGAGCTTTAAATCATTCTCTCTACATCAATGTAAGCCAGTTCATACTGTAGAGAATGAATATCATGTCATCTTCATGGCAAAGAATTTAGTAAGAAG
The Choloepus didactylus isolate mChoDid1 chromosome 4, mChoDid1.pri, whole genome shotgun sequence DNA segment above includes these coding regions:
- the LOC119532505 gene encoding zinc finger protein 596-like produces the protein MLSMQHICRKDIFTIIPLKPNSNTQENGIMCSELPEDFTQPVLNHKGKKTYFSNLFGKPLNDQSSFNQQKHFCTRSKSYECLLIGKFFVESSVLTQYNGTYIGEKLYEYHLCEKASTHNSGIRVHERPHTGENPYECHLHEKALSHFCTLRQHERTHIGKKPYECHLCGKAFTRFSALTPHERTHTGEKPYECCLCGKAFIRCSVLRDHERTHTGEKHDCLLCGKAFTYLSSLKQHKRTHTGEKTYGCLQCGKAFTQYDHLSQHERTHTGEKHDCHLCGKAFTYLSFLKRHERTHSGEKPYECHLCGKVFSHYSSLRRHERTHWRATL